In Brachypodium distachyon strain Bd21 chromosome 2, Brachypodium_distachyon_v3.0, whole genome shotgun sequence, one genomic interval encodes:
- the LOC100823053 gene encoding protein ALP1-like: protein MSAFLAPFTPLPSLFDGAGGHDDQSSLLAFLMNDDFTMTPDAFFAYAGAADDTTDLPAPAFSGHGREQPAGGLLLTPPAPAAVSSHGRKRGFGDDEPDAAGSSRPAAVRRKCSPSSSPAHSGGDPAPPAARGGGGRRVWVRERSTEWWDRLSDPLCPDAEFRAAFRMSRATFDLLCESLSGAVAKEDTALRAAIPVHQRVAVCLWRLATGEPLREVSRRFGLGISTCHNIVLQVCAALTAVLLPTAVRWPSEDNAGFQAVSGIPGVVGAVCTGHVPIGPPKENPGEYLNRRLTEKNKKASYSVALQAVVDADGAFTDVCIGLPGSLSDAAVLERSALRARCEAGLLGGGRCLVGGASLPLADWMLVPYAHRNLTWAQHAFNGRVDAARGVARAAFRRLAARWRCLQRRTEPKLPDLHNMLGACCVLHNFCERSGEGVLDADLQMELSEDCDDDMAAGTTDAVRSVAAEQERDRIAHDLLHGGATFF from the coding sequence ATGAGCGCCTTCCTCGCGCCCTTCACGCCTCTTCCGTCCCTCTttgacggcgccggcggccacgacGACCAATCGTCCTTGCTGGCCTTCCTCATGAACGACGACTTCACCATGACACCCGACGCGTTCTTCGCCTACGCCGGCGCAGCGGACGACACTACGGATCTCCCTGCTCCAGCCTTCTCCGGCCATGGCCGCGAGCAACCCGCTGGCGGCCTGCTGTTAacaccaccggcgccggcggcggtgagtAGTCATGGCAGGAAGCGGGGCTTCGGTGACGATGAACCTGACGCGGCCGGGTCgtcgcggccggcggcggtcaGGAGGAAGTGCTCGCCTTCGAGCTCGCCCGCGcacagcggcggcgacccggcgccgccggcggctcggggcggcggcgggcggcgggtgTGGGTGCGGGAGCGGAGCACGGAGTGGTGGGACCGGCTCAGCGACCCGTTGTGTCCCGACGCGGAGTTCCGGGCGGCGTTCCGGATGTCGCGCGCGACCTTCGACCTGCTGTGCGAGTCGCTGAGCGGCGCCGTGGCCAAGGAGGACACGGCCCTGCGCGCCGCCATCCCGGTCCACCAGCGGGTGGCCGTGTGCCTGTGGCGCCTGGCCACGGGGGAGCCCCTCCGCGAGGTCTCCCGCCGATTCGGCCTCGGCATCTCCACCTGCCACAACATCGTCCTCCAGGTCTGCGCCGCCCTcaccgccgtcctcctccccacGGCCGTCCGCTGGCCGTCAGAGGACAACGCCGGGTTCCAGGCCGTGTCCGGGATCCCGGGGGTCGTGGGCGCCGTGTGCACGGGCCACGTCCCCATCGGCCCGCCCAAGGAGAACCCCGGCGAGTACCTCAACCGCCGCCTCACGGAGAAAAACAAGAAGGCGTCCTACTCCGTGGCCCTGCAGGCCGTCGTGGACGCTGACGGCGCATTCACGGACGTCTGCATCGGCCTCCCGGGCTCGCTTTCCGACGCCGCCGTGCTCGAGCGGTCCGCGCTGCGAGCCCGCTGCGAGGCCGGGCTGCTCGGTGGTGGCCGCTGCCTGGTGGGCGGGGCGAGCCTCCCGCTGGCGGACTGGATGCTGGTGCCCTACGCGCACCGGAACCTCACGTGGGCGCAGCACGCCTTCAACGGGCGCGTCGACGCCGCGCGCGGCGTGGCGCGGGCCGCGTTCCGGAGGCTCGCGGCGCGCTGGCGGTGCCTGCAGCGGCGCACCGAGCCCAAGCTCCCCGACCTCCACAATATGCTCGGGGCATGCTGCGTGCTGCACAACTTCTGCGAGCGCAGCGGTGAGGGGGTCCTCGACGCCGACCTCCAGATGGAGCTCTCGGAGGACTGCGACGACGACATggctgccggcaccaccgacGCCGTGCGATCCGTGGCGGCAGAGCAGGAGCGGGACAGGATCGCGCACGATCTCCTCCACGGCGGGGCTACCTTCTTCTAG
- the LOC100834610 gene encoding MLO-like protein 9 isoform X2: MSGGGGGGNSRELDQTPTWAVASVCGIIVLISILLEKGLHKVGEFFAHRKKKAMVEALEKVKTELMVLGFISLLLVFGQNYIIRICITEKSADTMLPCPLKKSTIEAETNNDHHNPAVLAGAAGEHGAAVAEGEHGAAAAAAEGGHAKPKEAEHFGLGLGPPFTTAASFAVPHRLLSGGEANMKTKCPPGKVSLISINALHQLHIFIFFLAVFHVSYSAITMALGRAKIRGWKEWEKEAAGQDYDVSSDPTRFRFTHETSFVRQHMNVLNKTPASFYISNFFRQFFRSVRRADYCALRHSFVNVHLAPGSKFDFQKYIKRSLEDDFKVIVGISPPLWASALIFLLININGAHSMLWISIMPLVIILSVGTKLQGIICRMAIDITERHAVIQGIPLVQVSDSYFWFSRPTFVLFLIHFTLFQNGFQIIYFLWILYEYGMDSCFNDSKQFVFARLCLGAVVQVLCSYVTLPLYALVSQMGSTMKQSIFDDQTSKALKNWRAGVKKKPAGANSKHGAGSPSGTPRAGSPRADGSGIALTESKHGDGGGGDTGLQAGAAQPAKKGDEEFDHVKLEP; this comes from the exons atgagcggaggaggagggggcggcaACTCGAGGGAGCTCGACCAGACGCCGACATGGGCCGTCGCCTCCGTCTGCGGCATCATCGTCCTCATCTCCATCCTCCTCGAGAAGGGCCTCCACAAGGTCGGCGAGTTCTTCGCTCaccggaagaagaaggccatggTCGAAGCCCTCGAGAAGGTCAAGACAG AGCTGATGGTGCTCGGGTTCATctcgctgctgctggtgttCGGGCAGAACTACATCATTAGGATCTGCATCACGGAGAAGTCCGCCGACACCATGCTGCCCTGCCCGCTCAAGAAGAGCACCATCGAGGCAGAGACCAACAATGACCACCACAACCCGGccgtcctcgccggcgccgccggggagcatggcgccgccgtcgcagaGGGGGAGCATGGCGCcgcagccgcggcggccgagggCGGGCACGCCAAGCCCAAGGAAGCCGAGCACTTCGGGCTCGGCCTCGGCCCGCCAttcaccaccgccgcctccttcgccGTCCCCCACAGGCTGCtctccggcggcgaggccaacATGAAAACGAAATGCCCTCCG GGGAAGGTGTCGCTCATCTCGATAAACGCGCTGCACCAGCTGcacatcttcatcttcttcctcgccgtcttccatgTCTCCTACAGTGCTATCACCATGGCATTAGGCAGGGCCAAG ATACGTGGATGGAAGGAGTGGGAGAAAGAAGCCGCGGGCCAAGATTACGATGTATCCAGTG ATCCGACGCGCTTCAGATTCACGCACGAGACGTCCTTCGTCAGGCAGCACATGAACGTGCTCAACAAGACCCCGGCGTCTTTCTACATC AGCAACTTCTTCAGGCAGTTCTTCAGGTCGGTCCGGAGGGCTGATTACTGCGCGCTGCGCCACAGCTTCGTCAAC GTTCATTTGGCTCCTGGTAGCAAGTTCGATTTCCAGAAGTACATCAAGCGGTCTCTCGAAGACGACTTCAAAGTCATCGTCGGGATCAG CCCTCCTCTGTGGGCTTCTGCCCTCATCTTCCTGCTCATCAACATCAACG GGGCACACTCCATGCTCTGGATATCCATCATGCCCTTGGTG ATCATCCTGTCGGTGGGCACGAAGCTCCAAGGGATCATCTGCCGGATGGCGATCGACATCACGGAGCGGCACGCGGTGATCCAGGGGATCCCACTCGTGCAGGTCAGCGACAGCTACTTCTGGTTCAGCCGCCCCACCttcgtcctcttcctcatccACTTCACCCTCTTCCAGAACGGCTTCCAGATCATCTACTTCCTCTGGATCCTG TACGAGTACGGGATGGACTCGTGCTTCAACGACTCGAAGCAGTTCGTCTTCGCCCGCCTCTGCCTCGG GGCGGTGGTGCAGGTGCTGTGCAGCTACGTGACGCTGCCGCTGTACGCGCTGGTGTCGCAGATGGGGTCGACGATGAAGCAGTCCATCTTCGACGACCAGACGTCCAAGGCGCTCAAGAACTGGCGCGCCGGCGTCAAGAAGAAGCCGGCGGGGGCCAACTCCAAGCACGGCGCCGGCTCGCCCTCGGGGACCCCGCGCGCCGGCAGCCCCAGGGCCGACGGATCAGGCATCGCGCTCACGGAGAGCAagcacggcgacggcggcggcggcgacacgGGGCTGCAGGCCGGCGCCGCGCAGCCCGCCAAGAAAGGGGACGAAGAGTTCGACCACGTCAAGCTTGAGCCGTGA
- the LOC100834610 gene encoding MLO-like protein 9 isoform X1: protein MSGGGGGGNSRELDQTPTWAVASVCGIIVLISILLEKGLHKVGEFFAHRKKKAMVEALEKVKTELMVLGFISLLLVFGQNYIIRICITEKSADTMLPCPLKKSTIEAETNNDHHNPAVLAGAAGEHGAAVAEGEHGAAAAAAEGGHAKPKEAEHFGLGLGPPFTTAASFAVPHRLLSGGEANMKTKCPPGKVSLISINALHQLHIFIFFLAVFHVSYSAITMALGRAKIRGWKEWEKEAAGQDYDVSSADPTRFRFTHETSFVRQHMNVLNKTPASFYISNFFRQFFRSVRRADYCALRHSFVNVHLAPGSKFDFQKYIKRSLEDDFKVIVGISPPLWASALIFLLININGAHSMLWISIMPLVIILSVGTKLQGIICRMAIDITERHAVIQGIPLVQVSDSYFWFSRPTFVLFLIHFTLFQNGFQIIYFLWILYEYGMDSCFNDSKQFVFARLCLGAVVQVLCSYVTLPLYALVSQMGSTMKQSIFDDQTSKALKNWRAGVKKKPAGANSKHGAGSPSGTPRAGSPRADGSGIALTESKHGDGGGGDTGLQAGAAQPAKKGDEEFDHVKLEP from the exons atgagcggaggaggagggggcggcaACTCGAGGGAGCTCGACCAGACGCCGACATGGGCCGTCGCCTCCGTCTGCGGCATCATCGTCCTCATCTCCATCCTCCTCGAGAAGGGCCTCCACAAGGTCGGCGAGTTCTTCGCTCaccggaagaagaaggccatggTCGAAGCCCTCGAGAAGGTCAAGACAG AGCTGATGGTGCTCGGGTTCATctcgctgctgctggtgttCGGGCAGAACTACATCATTAGGATCTGCATCACGGAGAAGTCCGCCGACACCATGCTGCCCTGCCCGCTCAAGAAGAGCACCATCGAGGCAGAGACCAACAATGACCACCACAACCCGGccgtcctcgccggcgccgccggggagcatggcgccgccgtcgcagaGGGGGAGCATGGCGCcgcagccgcggcggccgagggCGGGCACGCCAAGCCCAAGGAAGCCGAGCACTTCGGGCTCGGCCTCGGCCCGCCAttcaccaccgccgcctccttcgccGTCCCCCACAGGCTGCtctccggcggcgaggccaacATGAAAACGAAATGCCCTCCG GGGAAGGTGTCGCTCATCTCGATAAACGCGCTGCACCAGCTGcacatcttcatcttcttcctcgccgtcttccatgTCTCCTACAGTGCTATCACCATGGCATTAGGCAGGGCCAAG ATACGTGGATGGAAGGAGTGGGAGAAAGAAGCCGCGGGCCAAGATTACGATGTATCCAGTG CAGATCCGACGCGCTTCAGATTCACGCACGAGACGTCCTTCGTCAGGCAGCACATGAACGTGCTCAACAAGACCCCGGCGTCTTTCTACATC AGCAACTTCTTCAGGCAGTTCTTCAGGTCGGTCCGGAGGGCTGATTACTGCGCGCTGCGCCACAGCTTCGTCAAC GTTCATTTGGCTCCTGGTAGCAAGTTCGATTTCCAGAAGTACATCAAGCGGTCTCTCGAAGACGACTTCAAAGTCATCGTCGGGATCAG CCCTCCTCTGTGGGCTTCTGCCCTCATCTTCCTGCTCATCAACATCAACG GGGCACACTCCATGCTCTGGATATCCATCATGCCCTTGGTG ATCATCCTGTCGGTGGGCACGAAGCTCCAAGGGATCATCTGCCGGATGGCGATCGACATCACGGAGCGGCACGCGGTGATCCAGGGGATCCCACTCGTGCAGGTCAGCGACAGCTACTTCTGGTTCAGCCGCCCCACCttcgtcctcttcctcatccACTTCACCCTCTTCCAGAACGGCTTCCAGATCATCTACTTCCTCTGGATCCTG TACGAGTACGGGATGGACTCGTGCTTCAACGACTCGAAGCAGTTCGTCTTCGCCCGCCTCTGCCTCGG GGCGGTGGTGCAGGTGCTGTGCAGCTACGTGACGCTGCCGCTGTACGCGCTGGTGTCGCAGATGGGGTCGACGATGAAGCAGTCCATCTTCGACGACCAGACGTCCAAGGCGCTCAAGAACTGGCGCGCCGGCGTCAAGAAGAAGCCGGCGGGGGCCAACTCCAAGCACGGCGCCGGCTCGCCCTCGGGGACCCCGCGCGCCGGCAGCCCCAGGGCCGACGGATCAGGCATCGCGCTCACGGAGAGCAagcacggcgacggcggcggcggcgacacgGGGCTGCAGGCCGGCGCCGCGCAGCCCGCCAAGAAAGGGGACGAAGAGTTCGACCACGTCAAGCTTGAGCCGTGA